A region from the Streptomyces tsukubensis genome encodes:
- the yczE gene encoding membrane protein YczE, protein MSTEQAPEGPRRPAAVAPGTPQARPDRQLARRLTQLYAGLVLYGLSCALILRGGLGLEPWNVLHQGLSELTGLSMGVVMTAVGALVLLLWIPFKQRPGLGTVSNVVVIGFAMDAALLVLPEPDGLAVRIPVTAAGIVLNGVATGLYIAARFGPGPRDGIMTGLHRATGLSIRLVRTVVEVTVVTSGFLLGGSVGAATIAYTLAIGPLAQFFLRFFALPEQPGGGTVVARGTPGRVILRR, encoded by the coding sequence GTGTCCACAGAGCAGGCTCCCGAGGGGCCCCGCCGGCCCGCCGCCGTCGCGCCCGGAACACCGCAGGCCCGCCCGGACCGGCAGCTCGCACGGCGGCTGACCCAGCTCTACGCGGGGCTGGTGCTCTACGGACTGAGCTGCGCGCTGATCCTCCGCGGCGGTCTCGGCCTGGAACCGTGGAACGTCCTGCACCAGGGGCTGTCCGAGCTGACGGGCCTGTCGATGGGTGTGGTGATGACCGCGGTCGGCGCCCTGGTGCTGCTCCTGTGGATCCCGTTCAAGCAGCGGCCCGGTCTGGGCACGGTCTCCAACGTCGTCGTGATCGGGTTCGCCATGGACGCGGCCCTCCTCGTGCTCCCGGAACCGGACGGACTGGCCGTACGGATCCCGGTGACGGCCGCCGGAATCGTGCTCAACGGGGTGGCGACGGGCCTCTACATCGCGGCCCGGTTCGGACCGGGGCCCCGGGACGGCATCATGACCGGTCTGCACCGGGCGACCGGGCTCTCCATCCGTCTGGTCCGGACCGTCGTCGAGGTGACGGTCGTCACCAGCGGCTTCCTGCTGGGCGGTTCGGTGGGCGCCGCGACCATCGCCTACACCCTGGCCATCGGGCCGCTGGCCCAGTTCTTCCTGCGGTTCTTCGCCCTCCCCGAGCAGCCGGGCGGCGGCACCGTGGTGGCCCGCGGCACCCCCGGCCGGGTGATACTGCGGCGGTGA
- a CDS encoding hydantoinase B/oxoprolinase family protein, with protein sequence MTTGRWEFWIDRGGTFTDIVGRRPDGRLVTRKLLSHDPGRHRDAAVAGIRLLLGIGPDEPVPAERVSAVRMGTTVATNALLERRGEPTVLLITEGFGDALSIAYQNRPRIFDRRIELPPPVYERVVEVPERIDAHGGTVRPLDLAAVTERLAACRDDGLRSAAVVLLHGYRHPTHETLVARAARDLGFTQVSCSHEVSPLIKLVPRGDTTVVDAYLSPILRRYVDEVAAELPGIRLMFMQSNGGLREAAHFRGKDAVLSGPAGGVVGMARTAAQAGFDRVVGFDMGGTSTDVSHYAGEFERAQGTLVAGVRMRAPMMNIHTVAAGGGSVLHFDGRRYRVGPDSAGADPGPACYRRGGPLTVTDANVMLGRIQPAHFPAVFGRNGDRPLDAGTVRERFTALADRVRRETGTARTPEEVAAGFLEIAVLNMANAVKKISVQRGYDITRYALNSFGGAGGQHACAVADALGVDTVIVPPLAGVLSAYGIGLADATALREESVEAALDDATTERVRERCRRLSDRTRAELRADGVPDASITTRARAVIRYAGTDAGLPVPLATATAMRDAFETVHRARYGFVMDKPLVVESVSVEATGTAAGEYGSGQPETPPADPPARGAGARTTAGTDGPGAPDRPAPPPRDHVPVFTSGAHRSVPLYRRDDLHPGDTVTGPAILAEDDATTVVDPGWRAAAAPGGQLLLTRTTPRPSRTAAGTAADPVLLEVFNNLFMAVAEQMGVRLENTAHSVNIKERLDFSCALFDAAGNLIANAPHIPVHLGSMGDSIKEVLRRNRPGEGHGMRPGDVYAINDPYHGGTHLPDVTVVTPVFGEPDGDLLFLVASRGHHAEIGGITPGSMPAFSTTVDEEGVLFDNWLLVRDGRLREQETRALLTGARYPSRAPDANIADLRAQIAANEKGIAELRQMTDQFGLDVVHAYMRHVRDNAEESVRRIVARLGDGSYAYETDAGAVIRVAVRVDRQRRSAVIDFTGTSAQQPGNTNAPTSVVTAAVLYVFRTLVGEDIPLNSGCLEPLEIRVPPGSMLAPRPPAATVAGNVETSQAVTGALYAALGVQAEGSGTMNNVTFGNERVQYYETVASGSGAGDGFDGADAVQTHMTNSRLTDPEILEWRYPVRVDSFSVRRGSGGRGRRHGGNGTVRRIRFLEPMTVALLTGHRRIAPYGMAGGGPGALGENSVERADGTVTPLSGTDTTEVGPDDVLVVKTPGGGGYGPEPPGSPAVSAP encoded by the coding sequence ATGACGACCGGACGCTGGGAGTTCTGGATCGACCGGGGCGGCACCTTCACCGATATCGTCGGGCGGCGGCCCGACGGACGGCTCGTCACCCGCAAACTCCTCTCCCACGACCCCGGGCGCCACCGCGACGCCGCCGTCGCCGGAATCCGGCTGCTCCTCGGCATCGGCCCCGATGAGCCCGTACCCGCCGAACGGGTCTCCGCCGTCCGCATGGGCACCACCGTCGCCACCAACGCCCTGCTGGAACGGCGCGGCGAACCCACCGTCCTGCTGATCACCGAAGGCTTCGGCGACGCCCTCTCCATCGCCTACCAGAACCGGCCCCGGATCTTCGACCGCCGGATCGAACTGCCGCCACCGGTGTACGAACGGGTCGTCGAGGTCCCCGAACGCATCGACGCCCACGGCGGCACCGTCCGCCCCCTCGACCTGGCCGCCGTCACCGAACGGCTCGCCGCCTGCCGCGACGACGGACTGCGGTCCGCGGCCGTCGTCCTGCTCCACGGCTACCGCCACCCCACCCACGAAACCCTCGTCGCCCGCGCCGCCCGCGACCTCGGATTCACCCAGGTCAGCTGCTCGCACGAGGTCAGCCCCCTGATCAAACTGGTGCCCCGCGGCGATACGACCGTCGTGGACGCCTATCTCTCACCGATCCTGCGGCGGTACGTCGACGAGGTCGCCGCCGAACTGCCCGGCATCCGGCTGATGTTCATGCAGTCCAACGGGGGACTGCGGGAAGCCGCCCACTTCCGTGGCAAGGACGCCGTGCTCTCCGGACCCGCGGGCGGCGTCGTCGGCATGGCCCGTACCGCCGCACAGGCCGGATTCGACCGGGTCGTCGGCTTCGACATGGGCGGTACGTCGACGGACGTCTCGCACTACGCGGGCGAGTTCGAACGGGCACAGGGCACCCTCGTCGCCGGGGTCCGGATGCGCGCCCCCATGATGAACATCCACACCGTCGCGGCAGGCGGCGGCTCAGTGCTCCACTTCGACGGCCGCCGCTACCGCGTCGGGCCCGACTCCGCGGGCGCCGACCCCGGCCCCGCCTGCTACCGCCGCGGCGGCCCGCTGACCGTCACCGACGCCAATGTGATGCTCGGCCGGATCCAGCCCGCCCACTTCCCGGCCGTCTTCGGCCGGAACGGGGACCGGCCGCTCGACGCCGGCACCGTCCGGGAGCGGTTCACCGCACTGGCCGACCGCGTCCGGCGCGAGACCGGCACGGCCCGCACCCCCGAGGAGGTCGCCGCGGGCTTCCTGGAGATCGCCGTACTCAATATGGCGAATGCCGTGAAGAAGATCTCCGTACAGCGCGGCTACGACATCACCCGCTACGCCCTCAACTCCTTCGGCGGCGCGGGCGGCCAGCACGCCTGCGCCGTCGCGGACGCCCTCGGCGTCGACACCGTGATCGTTCCACCGCTGGCCGGGGTGCTCTCCGCGTACGGAATCGGCCTCGCCGACGCCACGGCCCTGCGGGAGGAGTCCGTGGAAGCCGCCCTCGACGACGCCACCACCGAACGGGTCCGCGAACGGTGCCGACGGCTCTCCGACCGGACCCGCGCCGAACTCCGCGCCGACGGGGTGCCCGACGCTTCGATCACCACGAGGGCCCGGGCGGTCATCCGCTACGCGGGCACCGACGCGGGCCTGCCCGTCCCCCTGGCCACCGCCACCGCCATGCGGGACGCCTTCGAAACCGTCCACCGCGCCCGCTACGGCTTCGTCATGGACAAACCCCTGGTCGTCGAATCCGTGTCGGTGGAGGCCACCGGCACGGCGGCGGGGGAGTACGGCTCCGGGCAACCGGAGACCCCGCCCGCCGACCCGCCCGCCCGCGGCGCCGGAGCCCGTACCACCGCCGGAACCGACGGACCCGGCGCCCCGGACCGCCCCGCGCCCCCGCCCCGGGACCACGTCCCCGTGTTCACGTCCGGAGCCCACCGCTCCGTACCGCTGTACCGGCGGGACGATCTGCACCCCGGGGACACCGTCACCGGACCCGCGATCCTCGCCGAGGACGACGCGACCACCGTCGTCGACCCCGGCTGGCGGGCAGCGGCCGCCCCCGGCGGACAACTGCTGCTCACCCGCACCACCCCCCGCCCCTCCCGGACGGCCGCCGGAACCGCCGCCGACCCCGTCCTGCTGGAGGTCTTCAACAACCTCTTCATGGCCGTCGCCGAACAGATGGGCGTCCGGCTGGAGAACACCGCCCACTCCGTCAACATCAAGGAGCGGCTCGACTTCTCCTGCGCCCTCTTCGACGCCGCAGGCAACCTCATCGCCAACGCCCCGCACATCCCGGTCCACCTGGGGTCCATGGGCGACTCCATCAAGGAGGTACTGCGGCGCAACCGGCCGGGAGAGGGGCACGGAATGCGCCCCGGCGATGTGTACGCGATCAACGACCCGTACCACGGCGGCACCCATCTGCCCGATGTCACCGTGGTCACCCCGGTCTTCGGTGAACCGGACGGCGACCTGCTGTTCCTGGTCGCCTCCCGCGGCCACCACGCCGAGATCGGCGGTATCACCCCCGGCTCGATGCCCGCCTTCAGCACCACCGTCGACGAGGAGGGCGTCCTCTTCGACAACTGGCTTCTGGTACGGGACGGGCGGCTGCGCGAGCAGGAGACCCGCGCGCTGCTCACCGGCGCCCGGTACCCCTCCCGGGCCCCCGACGCCAATATCGCGGATCTGCGCGCCCAGATCGCCGCCAACGAGAAGGGCATCGCGGAACTCCGGCAGATGACCGACCAGTTCGGCCTCGACGTCGTCCATGCCTATATGCGGCACGTCCGCGACAACGCGGAGGAGTCGGTCCGCCGGATCGTGGCCCGGCTCGGTGACGGATCGTACGCGTACGAGACCGACGCCGGGGCCGTCATCAGGGTCGCCGTACGCGTCGACCGGCAGCGGCGGAGCGCGGTGATCGACTTCACCGGCACCTCCGCCCAGCAGCCGGGCAACACCAACGCGCCGACGTCCGTGGTCACCGCCGCCGTGCTCTACGTCTTCCGCACCCTCGTCGGAGAGGACATCCCCCTCAACAGCGGCTGTCTGGAACCGCTGGAGATCCGGGTGCCGCCCGGTTCGATGCTCGCGCCCCGCCCGCCCGCGGCGACCGTCGCGGGCAATGTGGAGACCTCCCAGGCCGTCACCGGCGCCCTCTACGCGGCCCTCGGAGTCCAGGCGGAGGGCTCCGGCACCATGAACAACGTGACCTTCGGCAACGAGCGGGTCCAGTACTACGAGACCGTGGCGAGCGGCTCGGGAGCGGGCGACGGCTTCGACGGCGCGGACGCCGTCCAGACCCATATGACCAACTCCCGGCTCACGGACCCCGAGATCCTCGAATGGCGCTATCCGGTCCGGGTCGACTCCTTCTCCGTACGGCGCGGCAGCGGCGGCAGGGGCCGCAGGCACGGCGGGAACGGGACCGTACGCCGCATCCGCTTCCTCGAACCGATGACCGTCGCCCTGCTCACCGGCCACCGCCGGATCGCCCCCTACGGTATGGCGGGCGGAGGCCCCGGCGCCCTCGGTGAGAACTCCGTCGAACGCGCCGACGGAACCGTGACCCCGCTCTCCGGCACCGACACCACGGAGGTCGGCCCGGACGACGTCCTCGTCGTGAAGACCCCGGGCGGCGGGGGCTACGGCCCCGAACCACCCGGCAGCCCGGCCGTCAGCGCGCCATGA
- a CDS encoding SCO1417 family PLP biosynthesis transcription factor, whose product MSRWTSAVGAAQLARQLAAQQPRPAGPGTRKPPAYRALADGIRVLVLEGRVPVATRLPAERELALALAVSRTTVAAAYEALRTEGFLESRRGAGSWTAVPAGNPLPARGLEPLPPESLGSMIDLGCAALPAPEPWLTRAVQGALEELPPYAHTHGDYPAGIPVLRQMLADRYTARGIPTMPEQIMVTTGAMGAMDALCHLFAGRGERIAVESPSYANILQLMREAGARLVPVAMQEGLGGWDLDRWRQVLREAAPRLAYVVADFHNPTGALADDDRRRALVEAARSAGTVLVVDETMSELHLDDGLDLPRPVCSFDPSGSTVVTVGSASKAFWAGMRIGWVRASPDVIRSLVSARAYADLGTPVLEQLGVNWLMGTGGWEQAVAVRRAQARENRDALVAAVRRELPEWEFTVPGGGLTLWVRTGGLSGSRIAEAGERVGVRVPSGPRFGVDGAFEGFVRLPFTVSGPVAEEAAVRLAAAARLVEKGGTTGAEGPRTFVA is encoded by the coding sequence TTGTCTCGGTGGACCTCTGCGGTGGGCGCGGCCCAGTTGGCCCGTCAGCTCGCCGCCCAGCAGCCCCGGCCGGCCGGGCCCGGCACCCGTAAGCCCCCCGCCTACCGTGCGCTCGCCGACGGCATCCGGGTGCTGGTCCTGGAGGGGCGGGTGCCGGTCGCGACCAGGCTGCCCGCCGAACGGGAGCTGGCGCTGGCGCTGGCCGTCAGCCGGACGACGGTGGCCGCCGCCTACGAGGCGCTGCGCACGGAGGGCTTCCTCGAATCCCGGCGCGGAGCGGGGAGCTGGACCGCCGTCCCGGCCGGGAATCCGCTGCCCGCGCGCGGCCTCGAACCGCTGCCGCCCGAATCCCTCGGCTCCATGATCGACCTGGGCTGTGCCGCCCTGCCCGCGCCCGAGCCCTGGCTGACCCGGGCGGTCCAGGGGGCCCTGGAGGAGCTGCCGCCGTACGCCCACACCCACGGCGACTACCCGGCGGGCATTCCGGTCCTGCGGCAGATGCTCGCCGACCGGTATACGGCGCGCGGTATTCCCACCATGCCCGAGCAGATCATGGTCACCACGGGGGCGATGGGCGCGATGGACGCCCTCTGCCATCTGTTCGCCGGGCGCGGTGAGCGGATCGCCGTGGAGTCGCCTTCGTACGCCAACATCCTCCAGCTGATGCGCGAGGCCGGGGCCCGGCTGGTGCCCGTCGCCATGCAGGAGGGGCTCGGCGGCTGGGATCTGGACCGCTGGCGGCAGGTGCTGCGGGAGGCGGCGCCCCGGCTGGCGTACGTCGTCGCGGACTTCCACAATCCGACCGGCGCGCTGGCGGACGACGACCGGCGCCGCGCCCTGGTGGAGGCGGCCCGCTCCGCCGGAACCGTGCTGGTCGTCGACGAGACCATGTCCGAACTCCATCTCGACGACGGCCTGGACCTGCCCCGGCCGGTCTGCTCCTTCGACCCGTCGGGCAGCACGGTCGTGACGGTCGGCTCGGCCAGCAAGGCGTTCTGGGCCGGGATGCGGATCGGCTGGGTCCGGGCCTCCCCCGATGTGATCCGCTCCCTGGTCTCCGCCCGCGCCTACGCCGATCTGGGGACGCCCGTGCTGGAGCAGCTCGGCGTGAACTGGCTGATGGGCACCGGCGGCTGGGAGCAGGCGGTCGCGGTACGGCGGGCGCAGGCGCGCGAGAACCGTGACGCGCTGGTCGCCGCCGTCCGCCGGGAGCTTCCGGAGTGGGAGTTCACGGTGCCCGGCGGCGGGCTGACCCTGTGGGTGCGGACCGGCGGTCTGTCGGGCTCCCGGATCGCCGAGGCCGGTGAGCGGGTCGGGGTCCGGGTGCCGTCGGGGCCGCGGTTCGGGGTCGACGGGGCCTTCGAAGGGTTCGTACGGCTGCCGTTCACGGTCTCCGGTCCGGTCGCGGAGGAGGCGGCGGTACGGCTCGCGGCGGCGGCGCGCCTGGTGGAGAAGGGCGGTACGACGGGCGCCGAGGGCCCGCGTACCTTCGTCGCCTGA
- a CDS encoding HEAT repeat domain-containing protein, with amino-acid sequence MFEPVIAPSGTLLGMLQRGRGDGTLHALAAPRGEALAALNHCVLNDPRHDWQVENRSLYYARLYLDLHGGLDEIRRHLGGAEDAVDDDESRTGLALAVLGHLASYGRHDALELLRDYAARGANWEWALDELALRDDDTGLRALAEPVLARFPATPEGEADLAVAVRDAYEPRPWRLWEEDPRAAVGGRIRAAREAGSFDRWQRQLRPTGPRPGWSVQAVFDWADQGLERGTPLHVPAARCLAAVAVDADRPAIVVAAREGADGARCAALHYLAERQDPVLLDLVEHAVSTGSRTVAEAAVAAFERMCGEAAVDRARSWVHRPDALGASAAGVLACRGGAGDSMLVLGALRETVRADGPDAPLLWTLVDGTGRLGIACAAPVLRHVYRETASSRLRGRAATALAATDPTFVTGFAVECLWDCEETTREVAARHAETGDLRVAERLRRLAADPAEEAEVQTAVRSRMVPETPSH; translated from the coding sequence ATGTTCGAACCAGTCATAGCGCCGAGCGGCACGCTGCTCGGCATGCTGCAGAGGGGCCGCGGCGACGGCACCCTGCACGCGCTGGCCGCCCCCCGCGGCGAGGCGCTGGCCGCCCTCAACCACTGTGTGCTCAACGACCCCCGCCACGACTGGCAGGTCGAGAACCGCTCCCTGTACTACGCCCGGCTCTACCTCGACCTCCACGGAGGTCTGGACGAGATCCGGCGGCACCTGGGCGGTGCCGAGGACGCCGTGGACGACGACGAGAGCAGGACCGGCCTCGCGCTCGCCGTCCTCGGACACCTCGCTTCGTACGGCAGGCACGACGCCCTCGAACTGCTCCGCGACTACGCGGCCCGCGGCGCCAACTGGGAGTGGGCCCTCGACGAGCTCGCGCTCCGTGACGACGACACGGGACTGCGCGCCCTCGCCGAACCCGTCCTCGCCCGGTTCCCCGCCACGCCCGAGGGCGAAGCGGACCTGGCCGTGGCCGTGCGCGACGCCTACGAACCCCGGCCGTGGCGGCTCTGGGAGGAGGACCCCCGGGCCGCCGTCGGCGGCCGTATCCGCGCGGCCAGGGAAGCCGGCTCCTTCGACCGCTGGCAGCGCCAGCTGCGCCCGACCGGCCCCCGGCCCGGCTGGAGCGTGCAGGCCGTCTTCGACTGGGCCGACCAGGGACTGGAGCGCGGCACCCCGCTGCATGTGCCCGCCGCCCGCTGCCTGGCGGCCGTCGCCGTGGACGCGGACCGGCCCGCCATCGTCGTGGCCGCCCGCGAAGGCGCCGACGGCGCACGCTGCGCCGCCCTGCACTACCTCGCCGAACGTCAGGACCCCGTGCTCCTCGACCTCGTCGAGCACGCCGTCTCCACCGGCTCCCGTACGGTCGCCGAGGCCGCCGTCGCCGCCTTCGAGCGCATGTGCGGCGAAGCGGCGGTCGACCGGGCCCGGAGCTGGGTCCACCGGCCCGACGCCCTCGGGGCCTCGGCCGCCGGTGTGCTCGCCTGCCGGGGCGGGGCCGGCGACAGCATGCTCGTCCTCGGCGCCCTCCGGGAGACCGTCCGGGCGGACGGCCCCGACGCCCCCCTGCTGTGGACCCTCGTCGACGGCACCGGCCGGCTCGGCATCGCCTGCGCGGCGCCCGTCCTGCGCCATGTCTACCGGGAGACGGCCTCCTCCCGTCTCCGCGGCCGCGCGGCCACAGCCCTGGCCGCGACGGATCCCACCTTCGTCACCGGCTTCGCCGTCGAATGCCTGTGGGACTGCGAGGAGACCACCAGGGAAGTGGCCGCCCGGCACGCCGAGACCGGTGATCTGCGGGTCGCGGAGAGACTGCGCCGCCTGGCCGCCGATCCGGCGGAGGAGGCCGAGGTCCAGACCGCGGTCCGCAGCAGAATGGTCCCGGAGACCCCCTCGCACTGA
- a CDS encoding ATP-binding protein: MARRPLPRILSSGTAQLARSREFARSAADGAADVFHPLITLSRGLRELTGLARRKWADTPKEKRGPTLFFTGAGVLAVAFVPYGPLTALIAVMAAAAWKGRARPPVDTGPDEAATARLQALYEALVPYFSVPEDPAPLFVHGGQWQSALHDPAFDGAGRPTALRITYPAYFTDGEPAARARVEQVLHAKSGRGREYRFVWDEEGNELAMTVLPALPATVAAQRFVTAPGETVLGFTDEAAVPRTLPVLDTEPAGHPDGGTPRDATPVIWRTGPRSAEPHLLVVGEPGSGTSTLLRSIALQALPHGDVVIVEGGGTGDHACLAGRVGVPAVESSLAGAVSALEWASRETERRLISANRSRQAGLPAPPDTRRPLWILVDRPSALGQLAAADGGPDPQELLRIPLRHGRAAGVVVVVAEQTDCIDELTEAVRTHTRARVVLGSLRAEQVEAVLGGPPPTTPVPHTPPGRGYARLGTGPVLRLQVPAVPDPYDDATPEGLREAVLELLPERHDELPQVPAAAEPVELTAGRTTTAGAPGPVPAEG; this comes from the coding sequence GTGGCCCGGCGACCACTCCCCCGCATTCTGAGCAGCGGAACCGCGCAGCTCGCCCGGAGCCGGGAGTTCGCGCGGTCGGCCGCCGACGGCGCAGCGGACGTCTTCCATCCGCTGATCACCCTCTCCCGGGGGCTGCGGGAGCTGACCGGACTGGCCCGGCGGAAGTGGGCCGACACCCCCAAGGAGAAGCGCGGTCCCACGCTCTTCTTCACGGGGGCCGGTGTCCTGGCGGTCGCGTTCGTCCCGTACGGGCCCCTCACGGCCCTGATCGCGGTCATGGCCGCGGCCGCCTGGAAGGGGCGGGCGCGGCCGCCCGTGGACACCGGGCCCGACGAGGCCGCGACCGCACGGCTCCAGGCCCTCTACGAGGCCCTGGTGCCGTACTTCTCGGTCCCCGAGGACCCGGCTCCGCTCTTCGTGCACGGCGGGCAGTGGCAGTCCGCCCTGCACGACCCCGCCTTCGACGGCGCGGGACGGCCGACCGCGCTGCGCATCACGTATCCGGCGTACTTCACCGACGGCGAACCGGCGGCCAGGGCCCGGGTCGAGCAGGTGCTGCACGCCAAATCGGGCCGCGGCCGGGAGTACCGCTTCGTCTGGGACGAGGAGGGCAACGAACTGGCCATGACCGTGCTGCCCGCGCTGCCTGCCACGGTCGCCGCCCAGCGCTTCGTCACCGCCCCCGGCGAGACGGTCCTCGGTTTCACCGACGAGGCCGCGGTGCCCCGGACCCTCCCGGTCCTGGACACGGAACCGGCCGGGCACCCGGACGGCGGTACGCCGAGGGACGCCACCCCGGTGATCTGGCGGACCGGGCCCCGCTCGGCCGAACCCCATCTGCTGGTGGTGGGCGAGCCCGGCAGCGGCACCTCGACCCTGCTGCGGTCGATCGCCCTCCAGGCCCTCCCCCACGGCGACGTCGTGATCGTGGAGGGCGGCGGCACCGGCGACCACGCGTGTCTGGCGGGCCGGGTGGGGGTACCGGCCGTCGAATCCTCCCTCGCCGGGGCGGTCTCCGCGCTGGAGTGGGCGTCCCGGGAGACCGAGCGCCGGCTGATCTCGGCTAACCGATCCCGCCAGGCCGGACTGCCCGCGCCCCCCGACACCCGGCGGCCGCTGTGGATCCTCGTGGACCGGCCGTCCGCCCTCGGACAGCTCGCCGCCGCCGACGGCGGACCCGATCCGCAGGAACTGCTCCGGATCCCGCTGCGGCACGGCCGGGCGGCCGGAGTGGTAGTGGTGGTGGCCGAGCAGACGGACTGCATCGACGAGCTGACCGAGGCCGTACGGACCCACACCCGGGCCCGGGTGGTGCTGGGGTCGCTGCGCGCGGAGCAGGTCGAGGCGGTCCTCGGCGGTCCGCCGCCGACCACACCCGTACCGCACACTCCCCCGGGCCGCGGCTACGCCCGGCTCGGCACCGGCCCGGTCCTCCGGCTCCAGGTCCCGGCGGTCCCGGACCCCTACGACGACGCCACCCCCGAGGGCCTGCGCGAAGCCGTACTGGAACTGCTCCCGGAGCGCCACGACGAGCTGCCGCAGGTCCCGGCCGCCGCCGAACCGGTGGAGCTCACCGCCGGACGGACGACGACCGCCGGGGCGCCGGGCCCGGTCCCCGCGGAGGGCTGA
- a CDS encoding glycerophosphodiester phosphodiesterase family protein, producing MTSVSGPGPHPYLDHPSVLPFAHRGGAADGLENTAAAFRRAAALGYRWFETDVHTTADGRLVAFHDASLDRVTDARGRIAERPWSEVRRARVGGTEPLPLFEELVEEFPGARWNVDVKAESALEPLLGLIRRADLWDRVCVGSFSEARVARAARIAGPRLATSYGTGGVVALRMRSLGIPAPLRTGAVCAQVPEFHGGVRVVDRRFVRAAHRRGLQVHVWTVNEADRMRALLDLGVDGIMTDHPETLRTVLTERGAWV from the coding sequence GTGACCAGCGTTTCCGGCCCCGGGCCCCATCCGTATCTGGACCATCCCTCGGTCCTGCCGTTCGCCCATCGCGGTGGCGCGGCGGACGGGCTGGAGAACACCGCGGCCGCCTTCCGGCGCGCCGCAGCGCTCGGCTACCGCTGGTTCGAGACCGATGTGCACACCACGGCCGACGGACGGCTCGTCGCCTTCCACGACGCTTCGCTGGACCGGGTCACCGATGCCCGGGGCCGGATCGCGGAGCGGCCCTGGAGCGAGGTGCGGCGCGCCCGGGTGGGCGGCACCGAGCCGCTGCCGCTCTTCGAGGAACTGGTGGAGGAGTTCCCCGGGGCCCGCTGGAACGTCGACGTCAAGGCCGAGTCGGCGCTGGAGCCGCTGCTCGGGCTGATCCGCCGGGCGGACCTGTGGGACCGGGTGTGCGTGGGGTCGTTCTCGGAGGCGCGGGTCGCCCGGGCGGCCCGGATCGCGGGGCCCCGGCTGGCGACCTCGTACGGCACGGGAGGCGTGGTGGCGCTGCGGATGCGCTCCCTCGGGATCCCGGCGCCGCTGCGGACGGGCGCGGTCTGCGCCCAGGTGCCCGAGTTCCACGGCGGGGTCCGGGTGGTGGACCGGCGATTCGTCCGGGCGGCCCACCGCAGGGGGCTCCAGGTCCATGTCTGGACGGTGAACGAAGCGGACCGGATGCGGGCCCTCCTCGACCTGGGGGTGGATGGCATCATGACCGATCATCCGGAGACGCTGCGCACGGTGCTGACCGAACGGGGAGCCTGGGTCTGA
- a CDS encoding ankyrin repeat domain-containing protein, which translates to MSESPDRDVVELATKVFDLARRGETEALAAYIDAGVPANLTNDRGDTLVMLAAYHGHATAVEALLARGAEPDRANDRGQTPLAGAVFKGEDEVVRVLLAHGADPAAGTPSATDTARMFGKTELLELFGEPGDR; encoded by the coding sequence ATGAGTGAGTCCCCCGACCGGGACGTGGTCGAACTGGCCACCAAGGTCTTCGACCTGGCGCGCCGGGGGGAGACCGAGGCGCTCGCCGCGTACATCGACGCCGGAGTGCCAGCGAACCTCACCAACGACCGCGGCGACACCCTGGTCATGCTGGCGGCCTACCACGGCCACGCGACGGCGGTCGAGGCCCTCCTCGCCCGCGGCGCCGAACCGGACCGGGCCAACGACCGCGGCCAGACCCCCCTCGCCGGCGCCGTCTTCAAGGGCGAGGACGAAGTCGTCCGCGTACTGCTGGCGCACGGCGCCGATCCCGCGGCCGGAACCCCCTCCGCCACGGATACCGCGCGAATGTTTGGGAAGACAGAGCTTCTGGAGCTGTTCGGGGAACCCGGCGACCGCTGA